The Coregonus clupeaformis isolate EN_2021a chromosome 20, ASM2061545v1, whole genome shotgun sequence genome contains a region encoding:
- the bmb gene encoding protein brambleberry isoform X1: protein MAQPVMTSQLGLILLVCVLASRCGPVNGFFDWLKPTQPGAPALAPSLVPGLPGGDAQPFEMTIADEKFLAEAKNMELSPLDSCHYRVVAQLKSTCASLSEEQLAKLGVVLFNCQAEVEGRRTYPCTEDMSLKQCTADMDSDTWNAYHIVSNRARSVCYATRQQHFRRQSELTVNALISTATSQLDAMKDLKEGQLELKELTSASLERLLEGHSALEAQQGALWVGQEQLETSLSSNLERLGQEKALIASGQELVAQLIHGITHRMENVSEQLKDQGSEVQEGHKAILDDLAEVSGRTKDIYSKIDHSVSGFLQYQKLTAQYYVDLMGKLERMNGTLGTMLHYLDNMQRRLEERLHVIQGYLGLAGLSLAAVWTCVVHAGYFLLCAVVLTFLHCPSFSRAMLLFTVPLNAVAEVNQQPALDLASLSMLLLTLSLGYWLAMQVLWACSQMRGKKVPSLLPPQKTLEPESHHVPHYHHPHSCGPSSSTPQRDELDGLMEPGDLLDQDSFMTGDPCIAALSPSHAHYIAEAKFVPVMASPTHSTPRFKCRPSLSAAVLEGLPQRNLGGMMDALSKSQSASPNQSLASNSSVSGRQLCNGTTRMGQQCKKRAVLGQEYCHVHESGYTSYNRL from the exons ATGGCTCAGCCGGTGATGACCAGTCAGCTTGGCCTTATACTGCTGGTCTGTGTGCTGGCCTCCCGGTGTGGTCCCGTGAACGGTTTCTTTGACTGGTTGAAGCCGACGCAGCCAGGGGCTCCAGCCCTCGCCCCTTCACTGGTCCCTGGACTACCCGGGGGAGATGCCCAGCCGTTCGAGATGACCATAGCCGATGAAAAGTTCCTAGCAGAGGCAAAAAATATGGAGCTCAGCCCGTTGGACAGCTGTCATTACCGG GTGGTTGCCCAGCTGAAGTCGACCTGCGCTAGCCTATCAGAGGAGCAGCTGGCCAAACTGGGCGTTGTCCTGTTCAACTGCCAGGCAGAGGTGGAGGGGCGTAGGACGTACCCCTGCACTGAGGACATG TCCCTAAAGCAGTGCACAGCAGACATGGACTCGGACACGTGGAATGCTTACCACATAGTGAGCAACCGGGCACGCTCCGTGTGTTACGCCACCCGTCAGCAGCACTTCCGCCGCCAGTCCGAGCTCACCGTCAACGCGCTAATCTCTACGGCAACCAGCCAACTGGACGCCATGAAGGACCTGAAG GAAGGTCAGCTGGAGCTGAAGGAGCTGACTTCGGCGTCCCTGGAGAGGCTGCTGGAGGGTCACAGTGCCCTGGAGGCCCAGCAGGGGGCACTGTGGGTGGGCCAGGAGCAGCTGGAGacatctctctcctctaacctggAGCGTCTGGGCCAGGAGAAGGCCCTCATTGCCTCCGGACAGGAACTGGTGGCCCAGCTCATCCACGGAATCACACACAGGATGG AGAACGTCAGTGAGCAGCTAAAGGATCAAGGGTCAGAGGTGCAGGAGGGTCACAAGGCCATTCTGGATGACCTCGCTGAGGTCAGTGGGCGCACAAAGGACATCTATAGCAAAATAG ACCACAGTGTGTCAGGGTTCCTGCAGTATCAGAAACTGACAGCTCAGTACTATGTGGATCTCATGGGAAAACTGGAACGCATGAATGGAACCCTGGGAACCATGCTGCATTACCTTGACAACATGCAGCGTCGTCTAGAGGAGAGGCTTCATGTTATCCAGGGTTACCTGGGCTTGGCAG GTCTGAGCCTGGCTGCAGTGTGGACGTGTGTGGTGCATGCTGGGTACTTCCTGCTGTGTGCGGTGGTACTGACGTTCCTGCACTGTCCGTCCTTCTCCCGAGCCATGCTGCTCTTCACAGTCCCGCTCAACGCTGTGGCCGAGGTCAACCAACAGCCTGCCCTGGACCTCGCCAGTCTGAGCATGCTGCTGCTCACACTCTCACTCG GCTACTGGTTGGCGATGCAGGTGTTGTGGGCGTGTTCTCAGATGAGAGGAAAGAAGGTCCCCAGTCTGCTCCCCCCTCAGAAGACCCTGGAACCAGAAAGCCACCACGTCCCCCACTACCACCACCCCCACTCCTGCGGCCcgtcctcctccaccccccagaG AGATGAGCTGGATGGTCTCATGGAGCCAGGAGACCTGCTGGATCAGGACAGCTTCATGACTG GTGACCCCTGCATAGCAGCACTGTCTCCCTCCCATGCCCACTATATTGCAGAGGCCAAGTTTGTGCCTGTTATGGCCTCACCGACCCACTCTACTCCCAGGTTCAAGTGCCGGCCTAGTCTCTCTGCG GCTGTCCTGGAAGGTCTGCCCCAAAGGAACCTGGGAGGAATGATGGATGCATTGAGCAAATCACAGAGCGCCAGTCCCAACCAATCCCTGGCCAGCAACAG CTCTGTGTCTGGTCGTCAGCTGTGTAATGGCACTACCAGGATGGGACAGCAGTGTAAGAAGAGGGCGGTGCTGGGACAGGAGTACTGCCACGTCCACGAGAGTGGCTATACCTCCTACAACCGCCTCTGA
- the pycr3 gene encoding pyrroline-5-carboxylate reductase 3 isoform X2: MCIIRSRSIRNIRTDQYYTLIAIYRNLKKTYQLKMSAMKKYFWDSEETEYMLKVLRELDIAKHLDGRKVRNLKLFKVAEKRMKQAGYHRSIDQIRHRWKVLKTSYYSWNNNQQTVKLTRFPQYATTMQSIMDESETWNRSHDTNRGPVRIRNRPKPTVHEEETEDSEEEVIKTDPDPETPPEMDSNLRIGFIGAGNMAYGIAKGVLQSGDVPPTNVKVSAPSTRNFGRFQELGVAVTHSNAELVSSCDMVFVAVKPHLVATVLSEITDHVTRKHIIVSVAAGVTLATLQGLLPFDAVVLRLMPNLPCLVQQGALLFSRGTRARQEDGDLLRSLLQHCGLVEEGPEAWIDIHTGLSGSGVAFVYLFAEALAEGAVKMGMPSALAHSIAAQTVLGAGQLLRDSGKHPAQLRSEVCTPGGTTIFGLHAMEQGGVRAATMTAVETATERARELGRKSAPTATENRK, from the exons ATGTGTATAATCCGATCGAGATCCATTCGGAATATTCGGACAGATCAATATTATACTTTGATCGCTATATATCGCAACCTAAAAAAAACCTACCAGTTAAAAATGTCTGCCATGAAAAAATACTTCTGGGACTCGGAGGAGACTGAATATATGTTAAAAGTTTTAAGGGAGCTGGACATAGCGAAGCACTTGGACGGTCGGAAGGTTCGAAACCTGAAGTTGTTCAAGGTAGCAGAGAAGAGAATGAAACAGGCCGGGTATCACAGATCAATTGACCAGATAAGGCACCGATGGAAAGTTCTCAAGACATCGTATTATAGCTGGAATAACAACCAGCAAACAGTGAAACTTACTCGTTTCCCACAATATGCAACCACGATGCAATCAATAATGGATGAATCTGAAACATGGAACCGCTCGCATGACACCAACCGCGGCCCTGTTCGTATTCGGAATAGGCCTAAGCCTACAGTGCATGAGGAAGAGACTGAAGATTCCGAAGAAGAAGTA ATCAagacagacccagacccagagacGCCTCCTGAGATGGACTCCAACCTGAGAATCGGCTTCATCGGGGCAGGCAACATGGCCTACGGGATAGCCAAGGGAGTCCTGCAGTCTG GAGATGTCCCTCCCACCAACGTTAAAGTGAGCGCACCCTCCACAAGGAACTTTGGTCGCTTTCAG GAGTTGGGGGTGGCTGTCACCCACTCCAATGCAGAGCTGGTCAGTAGCTGTGACATGGTGTTTGTGGCGGTCAAACCACACCTCGTTGCAACCGTTCTCAGTGAGATTACAGACCACGTCACCCGGAAACACATCATTGTCTCCGTGGCAGCAGGTGTAACCTTGGCAACGCTTCAGGGG ctcctgcCATTTGATGCGGTGGTTTTGAGACTGATGCCCAACCTtccctgtctggtccagcaaGGGGCACTGTTGTTCTCGCGGGGGACGCGGGCTCGGCAGGAGGACGGGGATCTGCTCCGCTCGCTGCTTCAGCATTGTGGCCTGGTGGAGGAGGGGCCCGAGGCCTGGATAGATATCCACACTGGGCTCAGCGGCAGTGGGGTGGCCTTT GTGTATCTGTTTGCAGAGGCGCTGGCTGAGGGAGCAGTGAAGATGGGCATGCCCAGTGCTCTGGCCCATAGCATCGCTGCTCAGACTGTATTG GGGGCAGGCCAGTTGTTGAGGGACTCAGGGAAGCATCCAGCCCAACTGCGTTCGGAGGTGTGTACACCAGGAGGCACGACTATCTTTGGGCTTCATGCCATGGAGCAGGGGGGTGTGAGGGCCGCCACCATGACTGCTGTGGAGACTGCTACTGAGAGGGCCAGGGAGCTGGGCAGGAAGTCGGCGCCCACGGCCACAGAAAATAGGAAGTGA
- the pycr3 gene encoding pyrroline-5-carboxylate reductase 3 isoform X3 — protein MCIIRSRSIRNIRTDQYYTLIAIYRNLKKTYQLKMSAMKKYFWDSEETEYMLKVLRELDIAKHLDGRKVRNLKLFKIKTDPDPETPPEMDSNLRIGFIGAGNMAYGIAKGVLQSGDVPPTNVKVSAPSTRNFGRFQELGVAVTHSNAELVSSCDMVFVAVKPHLVATVLSEITDHVTRKHIIVSVAAGVTLATLQGLLPFDAVVLRLMPNLPCLVQQGALLFSRGTRARQEDGDLLRSLLQHCGLVEEGPEAWIDIHTGLSGSGVAFVYLFAEALAEGAVKMGMPSALAHSIAAQTVLGAGQLLRDSGKHPAQLRSEVCTPGGTTIFGLHAMEQGGVRAATMTAVETATERARELGRKSAPTATENRK, from the exons ATGTGTATAATCCGATCGAGATCCATTCGGAATATTCGGACAGATCAATATTATACTTTGATCGCTATATATCGCAACCTAAAAAAAACCTACCAGTTAAAAATGTCTGCCATGAAAAAATACTTCTGGGACTCGGAGGAGACTGAATATATGTTAAAAGTTTTAAGGGAGCTGGACATAGCGAAGCACTTGGACGGTCGGAAGGTTCGAAACCTGAAGTTGTTCAAG ATCAagacagacccagacccagagacGCCTCCTGAGATGGACTCCAACCTGAGAATCGGCTTCATCGGGGCAGGCAACATGGCCTACGGGATAGCCAAGGGAGTCCTGCAGTCTG GAGATGTCCCTCCCACCAACGTTAAAGTGAGCGCACCCTCCACAAGGAACTTTGGTCGCTTTCAG GAGTTGGGGGTGGCTGTCACCCACTCCAATGCAGAGCTGGTCAGTAGCTGTGACATGGTGTTTGTGGCGGTCAAACCACACCTCGTTGCAACCGTTCTCAGTGAGATTACAGACCACGTCACCCGGAAACACATCATTGTCTCCGTGGCAGCAGGTGTAACCTTGGCAACGCTTCAGGGG ctcctgcCATTTGATGCGGTGGTTTTGAGACTGATGCCCAACCTtccctgtctggtccagcaaGGGGCACTGTTGTTCTCGCGGGGGACGCGGGCTCGGCAGGAGGACGGGGATCTGCTCCGCTCGCTGCTTCAGCATTGTGGCCTGGTGGAGGAGGGGCCCGAGGCCTGGATAGATATCCACACTGGGCTCAGCGGCAGTGGGGTGGCCTTT GTGTATCTGTTTGCAGAGGCGCTGGCTGAGGGAGCAGTGAAGATGGGCATGCCCAGTGCTCTGGCCCATAGCATCGCTGCTCAGACTGTATTG GGGGCAGGCCAGTTGTTGAGGGACTCAGGGAAGCATCCAGCCCAACTGCGTTCGGAGGTGTGTACACCAGGAGGCACGACTATCTTTGGGCTTCATGCCATGGAGCAGGGGGGTGTGAGGGCCGCCACCATGACTGCTGTGGAGACTGCTACTGAGAGGGCCAGGGAGCTGGGCAGGAAGTCGGCGCCCACGGCCACAGAAAATAGGAAGTGA
- the pycr3 gene encoding pyrroline-5-carboxylate reductase 3 isoform X1: protein MCIIRSRSIRNIRTDQYYTLIAIYRNLKKTYQLKMSAMKKYFWDSEETEYMLKVLRELDIAKHLDGRKVRNLKLFKVAEKRMKQAGYHRSIDQIRHRWKVLKTSYYSWNNNQQTVKLTRFPQYATTMQSIMDESETWNRSHDTNRGPVRIRNRPKPTVHEEETEDSEEEVVTAAQSLHDNSTVDVIIKTDPDPETPPEMDSNLRIGFIGAGNMAYGIAKGVLQSGDVPPTNVKVSAPSTRNFGRFQELGVAVTHSNAELVSSCDMVFVAVKPHLVATVLSEITDHVTRKHIIVSVAAGVTLATLQGLLPFDAVVLRLMPNLPCLVQQGALLFSRGTRARQEDGDLLRSLLQHCGLVEEGPEAWIDIHTGLSGSGVAFVYLFAEALAEGAVKMGMPSALAHSIAAQTVLGAGQLLRDSGKHPAQLRSEVCTPGGTTIFGLHAMEQGGVRAATMTAVETATERARELGRKSAPTATENRK from the exons ATGTGTATAATCCGATCGAGATCCATTCGGAATATTCGGACAGATCAATATTATACTTTGATCGCTATATATCGCAACCTAAAAAAAACCTACCAGTTAAAAATGTCTGCCATGAAAAAATACTTCTGGGACTCGGAGGAGACTGAATATATGTTAAAAGTTTTAAGGGAGCTGGACATAGCGAAGCACTTGGACGGTCGGAAGGTTCGAAACCTGAAGTTGTTCAAGGTAGCAGAGAAGAGAATGAAACAGGCCGGGTATCACAGATCAATTGACCAGATAAGGCACCGATGGAAAGTTCTCAAGACATCGTATTATAGCTGGAATAACAACCAGCAAACAGTGAAACTTACTCGTTTCCCACAATATGCAACCACGATGCAATCAATAATGGATGAATCTGAAACATGGAACCGCTCGCATGACACCAACCGCGGCCCTGTTCGTATTCGGAATAGGCCTAAGCCTACAGTGCATGAGGAAGAGACTGAAGATTCCGAAGAAGAAGTAGTAACTGCTGCTCAGTCGTTGCATGATAATTCTACTGTGGATGTCATT ATCAagacagacccagacccagagacGCCTCCTGAGATGGACTCCAACCTGAGAATCGGCTTCATCGGGGCAGGCAACATGGCCTACGGGATAGCCAAGGGAGTCCTGCAGTCTG GAGATGTCCCTCCCACCAACGTTAAAGTGAGCGCACCCTCCACAAGGAACTTTGGTCGCTTTCAG GAGTTGGGGGTGGCTGTCACCCACTCCAATGCAGAGCTGGTCAGTAGCTGTGACATGGTGTTTGTGGCGGTCAAACCACACCTCGTTGCAACCGTTCTCAGTGAGATTACAGACCACGTCACCCGGAAACACATCATTGTCTCCGTGGCAGCAGGTGTAACCTTGGCAACGCTTCAGGGG ctcctgcCATTTGATGCGGTGGTTTTGAGACTGATGCCCAACCTtccctgtctggtccagcaaGGGGCACTGTTGTTCTCGCGGGGGACGCGGGCTCGGCAGGAGGACGGGGATCTGCTCCGCTCGCTGCTTCAGCATTGTGGCCTGGTGGAGGAGGGGCCCGAGGCCTGGATAGATATCCACACTGGGCTCAGCGGCAGTGGGGTGGCCTTT GTGTATCTGTTTGCAGAGGCGCTGGCTGAGGGAGCAGTGAAGATGGGCATGCCCAGTGCTCTGGCCCATAGCATCGCTGCTCAGACTGTATTG GGGGCAGGCCAGTTGTTGAGGGACTCAGGGAAGCATCCAGCCCAACTGCGTTCGGAGGTGTGTACACCAGGAGGCACGACTATCTTTGGGCTTCATGCCATGGAGCAGGGGGGTGTGAGGGCCGCCACCATGACTGCTGTGGAGACTGCTACTGAGAGGGCCAGGGAGCTGGGCAGGAAGTCGGCGCCCACGGCCACAGAAAATAGGAAGTGA
- the pycr3 gene encoding pyrroline-5-carboxylate reductase 3 isoform X4, whose translation MDSNLRIGFIGAGNMAYGIAKGVLQSGDVPPTNVKVSAPSTRNFGRFQELGVAVTHSNAELVSSCDMVFVAVKPHLVATVLSEITDHVTRKHIIVSVAAGVTLATLQGLLPFDAVVLRLMPNLPCLVQQGALLFSRGTRARQEDGDLLRSLLQHCGLVEEGPEAWIDIHTGLSGSGVAFVYLFAEALAEGAVKMGMPSALAHSIAAQTVLGAGQLLRDSGKHPAQLRSEVCTPGGTTIFGLHAMEQGGVRAATMTAVETATERARELGRKSAPTATENRK comes from the exons ATGGACTCCAACCTGAGAATCGGCTTCATCGGGGCAGGCAACATGGCCTACGGGATAGCCAAGGGAGTCCTGCAGTCTG GAGATGTCCCTCCCACCAACGTTAAAGTGAGCGCACCCTCCACAAGGAACTTTGGTCGCTTTCAG GAGTTGGGGGTGGCTGTCACCCACTCCAATGCAGAGCTGGTCAGTAGCTGTGACATGGTGTTTGTGGCGGTCAAACCACACCTCGTTGCAACCGTTCTCAGTGAGATTACAGACCACGTCACCCGGAAACACATCATTGTCTCCGTGGCAGCAGGTGTAACCTTGGCAACGCTTCAGGGG ctcctgcCATTTGATGCGGTGGTTTTGAGACTGATGCCCAACCTtccctgtctggtccagcaaGGGGCACTGTTGTTCTCGCGGGGGACGCGGGCTCGGCAGGAGGACGGGGATCTGCTCCGCTCGCTGCTTCAGCATTGTGGCCTGGTGGAGGAGGGGCCCGAGGCCTGGATAGATATCCACACTGGGCTCAGCGGCAGTGGGGTGGCCTTT GTGTATCTGTTTGCAGAGGCGCTGGCTGAGGGAGCAGTGAAGATGGGCATGCCCAGTGCTCTGGCCCATAGCATCGCTGCTCAGACTGTATTG GGGGCAGGCCAGTTGTTGAGGGACTCAGGGAAGCATCCAGCCCAACTGCGTTCGGAGGTGTGTACACCAGGAGGCACGACTATCTTTGGGCTTCATGCCATGGAGCAGGGGGGTGTGAGGGCCGCCACCATGACTGCTGTGGAGACTGCTACTGAGAGGGCCAGGGAGCTGGGCAGGAAGTCGGCGCCCACGGCCACAGAAAATAGGAAGTGA
- the bmb gene encoding protein brambleberry isoform X2: MAQPVMTSQLGLILLVCVLASRCGPVNGFFDWLKPTQPGAPALAPSLVPGLPGGDAQPFEMTIADEKFLAEAKNMELSPLDSCHYRVVAQLKSTCASLSEEQLAKLGVVLFNCQAEVEGRRTYPCTEDMSLKQCTADMDSDTWNAYHIVSNRARSVCYATRQQHFRRQSELTVNALISTATSQLDAMKDLKEGQLELKELTSASLERLLEGHSALEAQQGALWVGQEQLETSLSSNLERLGQEKALIASGQELVAQLIHGITHRMENVSEQLKDQGSEVQEGHKAILDDLAEVSGRTKDIYSKIGLSLAAVWTCVVHAGYFLLCAVVLTFLHCPSFSRAMLLFTVPLNAVAEVNQQPALDLASLSMLLLTLSLGYWLAMQVLWACSQMRGKKVPSLLPPQKTLEPESHHVPHYHHPHSCGPSSSTPQRDELDGLMEPGDLLDQDSFMTGDPCIAALSPSHAHYIAEAKFVPVMASPTHSTPRFKCRPSLSAAVLEGLPQRNLGGMMDALSKSQSASPNQSLASNSSVSGRQLCNGTTRMGQQCKKRAVLGQEYCHVHESGYTSYNRL; encoded by the exons ATGGCTCAGCCGGTGATGACCAGTCAGCTTGGCCTTATACTGCTGGTCTGTGTGCTGGCCTCCCGGTGTGGTCCCGTGAACGGTTTCTTTGACTGGTTGAAGCCGACGCAGCCAGGGGCTCCAGCCCTCGCCCCTTCACTGGTCCCTGGACTACCCGGGGGAGATGCCCAGCCGTTCGAGATGACCATAGCCGATGAAAAGTTCCTAGCAGAGGCAAAAAATATGGAGCTCAGCCCGTTGGACAGCTGTCATTACCGG GTGGTTGCCCAGCTGAAGTCGACCTGCGCTAGCCTATCAGAGGAGCAGCTGGCCAAACTGGGCGTTGTCCTGTTCAACTGCCAGGCAGAGGTGGAGGGGCGTAGGACGTACCCCTGCACTGAGGACATG TCCCTAAAGCAGTGCACAGCAGACATGGACTCGGACACGTGGAATGCTTACCACATAGTGAGCAACCGGGCACGCTCCGTGTGTTACGCCACCCGTCAGCAGCACTTCCGCCGCCAGTCCGAGCTCACCGTCAACGCGCTAATCTCTACGGCAACCAGCCAACTGGACGCCATGAAGGACCTGAAG GAAGGTCAGCTGGAGCTGAAGGAGCTGACTTCGGCGTCCCTGGAGAGGCTGCTGGAGGGTCACAGTGCCCTGGAGGCCCAGCAGGGGGCACTGTGGGTGGGCCAGGAGCAGCTGGAGacatctctctcctctaacctggAGCGTCTGGGCCAGGAGAAGGCCCTCATTGCCTCCGGACAGGAACTGGTGGCCCAGCTCATCCACGGAATCACACACAGGATGG AGAACGTCAGTGAGCAGCTAAAGGATCAAGGGTCAGAGGTGCAGGAGGGTCACAAGGCCATTCTGGATGACCTCGCTGAGGTCAGTGGGCGCACAAAGGACATCTATAGCAAAATAG GTCTGAGCCTGGCTGCAGTGTGGACGTGTGTGGTGCATGCTGGGTACTTCCTGCTGTGTGCGGTGGTACTGACGTTCCTGCACTGTCCGTCCTTCTCCCGAGCCATGCTGCTCTTCACAGTCCCGCTCAACGCTGTGGCCGAGGTCAACCAACAGCCTGCCCTGGACCTCGCCAGTCTGAGCATGCTGCTGCTCACACTCTCACTCG GCTACTGGTTGGCGATGCAGGTGTTGTGGGCGTGTTCTCAGATGAGAGGAAAGAAGGTCCCCAGTCTGCTCCCCCCTCAGAAGACCCTGGAACCAGAAAGCCACCACGTCCCCCACTACCACCACCCCCACTCCTGCGGCCcgtcctcctccaccccccagaG AGATGAGCTGGATGGTCTCATGGAGCCAGGAGACCTGCTGGATCAGGACAGCTTCATGACTG GTGACCCCTGCATAGCAGCACTGTCTCCCTCCCATGCCCACTATATTGCAGAGGCCAAGTTTGTGCCTGTTATGGCCTCACCGACCCACTCTACTCCCAGGTTCAAGTGCCGGCCTAGTCTCTCTGCG GCTGTCCTGGAAGGTCTGCCCCAAAGGAACCTGGGAGGAATGATGGATGCATTGAGCAAATCACAGAGCGCCAGTCCCAACCAATCCCTGGCCAGCAACAG CTCTGTGTCTGGTCGTCAGCTGTGTAATGGCACTACCAGGATGGGACAGCAGTGTAAGAAGAGGGCGGTGCTGGGACAGGAGTACTGCCACGTCCACGAGAGTGGCTATACCTCCTACAACCGCCTCTGA
- the LOC121532809 gene encoding GDP-L-fucose synthase produces MGDSTVDQSGPMRVLVTGGTGPVGRAIEHVVKEEGGARDGEEWIFLSSKDANLMDMGETQAVFQKHQPTHVIHLAAMVGGLFKNMRANLDFWRNNIYINDNVLQAAHEVDAVRVVSCLSTCIFPDKTTYPINETMIHNGPPHESNFGYSYAKRMIDVHNRAYYQQRGRCYTAVIPTNVFGPHDNFNIEDGHVLPGLIHKAYIAQKEGSPLVVWGSGTPRRQFIYSLDLARLFLWVLREYPEVDPIILSVGEEEEVSIKEAAEAVVEALGFKGQVTYDTTKADGQFKKTASNAKLLRYRPNFTFTPFKQALKETCDWFVANYNTARK; encoded by the exons ATGGGAGATAGCACGGTGGATCAGAGCGGTCCTATGCGGGTGTTGGTGACCGGGGGGACTGGTCCGGTGGGCAGGGCCATAGAACATGTGGTCAAAGAAGAGGGAGGGGCCAGGGATGGAGAGGAGTGGATCTTCCTCTCCTCTAAGGATGCAAACCTCAT GGACATGGGTGAGACGCAGGCAGTGTTTCAGAAGCACCAGCCCACCCACGTCATCCACCTGGCAGCCATGGTGGGAGGGCTCTTCAAGAACATGAGGGCCAACCTAGACTTCTGG AGGAACAACATCTACATAAATGACAACGTTCTGCAGGCAGCACACGAGGTGGATGCTGTCAGGGTGGTCTCCTGTCTCTCCACCTGCATCTTCCCTGACAAGACCACCTATCCCATCAACGAGACCATG ATCCACAACGGCCCTCCTCACGAGTCTAACTTTGGCTACTCCTATGCTAAGAGAATGATCGATGTCCACAATCG GGCTTATTACCAGCAGCGTGGGCGGTGCTACACAGCAGTGATACCAACCAATGTGTTCGGCCCTCATGATAATTTCAACATTGAGGATGGCCATGTACTACCAGGCCTCATACACAAAGCATATATTGCTCAGA aggagGGCAGTCCGTTGGTGGTGTGGGGCTCAGGAACTCCCAGAAGGCAGTTCATCTACTCGTTGGACCTGGCTCGTCTCTTCCTCTGGGTGCTGAGAGAGTACCCCGAAGTggaccctatcatactgtctg ttggtgaggaggaggaggtgtccaTCAAGGAGGCAGCAGAGGCTGTCGTCGAGGCGCTGGGGTTCAAAGGTCAAGTGACT TATGACACAACTAAAGCAGATGGTCAGTTCAAGAAGACAGCCAGCAACGCCAAGCTGCTGCGGTACCGCCCCAACTTCACCTTTACCCCCTTCAAACAAG CCTTGAAGGAGACATGTGATTGGTTCGTGGCTAATTACAACACCGCCCGCAAGTGA